From Apteryx mantelli isolate bAptMan1 chromosome 14, bAptMan1.hap1, whole genome shotgun sequence, the proteins below share one genomic window:
- the CDC25C gene encoding M-phase inducer phosphatase 3 isoform X2, producing the protein MPVLVPTPTLIMFTPEEKGSDNKTCPKVSQKQHVRPFLPQVLCSTPGFKDAVQQDSREIDSPTEESSWFKYSGWHVPQALLFQKKGPDPLTHLTPPLDTGSLQFEMKDLGSPIAVTGSHAQRISGSLSGFAELFPDEQEEMEKLVAGDLSSSMAVLLSGPLLTQDINISEVSMNRSCLYRSPSMPENLNRPVLKRIVKCQDNETPIKVKRRCSRARNEPEGDVTLKKTASLSNMDIIKILDQDNGLRQLIGDFSKVYALPTVTGQHQDLRYITPETVAALLSGQFQSLIDKFYILDCRYPYEYKGGHIKGAVNFHRQEDIFEFFLKKPLLPSVPQKRLILVFHCEFSSERGPKMCRYLREEDRAMNEYPALHYPELYVLKGGYKEFFPEYKDLCEPQSYCPMHHQDFKAELMKFRTKSKSWNMERRKRDQITRLMKL; encoded by the exons ATGCCTGTCCTTGTCCCAACGCCAACACTGATCATGTTTACACCAGAGGAAAAAGGCTCTGACAACAAGACCTGCCCCAA AGTGTCACAGAAGCAGCATGTGAGACCTTTCCTG CCACAGGTGCTGTGCTCTACACCAGGTTTCAAAGATGCCGTGCAGCAAGACAGCAGGGAGATTGATAGTCCCACAGAG GAGAGTAGCTGGTTTAAGTACTCAGGCTGGCATGTACCTCAGGCCCTGCTGTTTCAGAAGAAAGGCCCAGACCCTCTGACCCACCTCACTCCTCCACTT GACACAGGGAGCTTGCAGTTTGAGatgaaagatctgggcagcccgATTGCTGTCACAGGATCTCATGCACAGAGAATATCGGGGAGCCTCAGTGGTTTTGCAGAGCTGTTCCCTGATGAACAAGAAGAGATGGAG AAGCTGGTAGCTGGGGATCTGTCTTCCAGCATGGCTGTCTTGCTCTCTGGACCCCTTCTCACCCAGGACATCAATATCAGTGAG GTCTCCATGAACAGAAGCTGTCTGTACCGCTCTCCTTCAATGCCAGAGAATTTGAACAGGCCAGTACTGAAACGAATAGTAAAGTGCCAGGATAATGAAACTCCTATAAAGGTGAAACGGAGGTGCAGCCGAGCCCGTAATGAGCCAGAGGGG GATGTGACCCTGAAGAAGACAGCTTCGCTCTCCAACATGGACATCATCAAAATCCTAGATCAGGACAATGGCCTCAGACAGCTCATTGGGGACTTCTCCAAA GTGTATGCGCTACCAACAGTGACAGGACAGCATCAAGATCTGCGCTACATCACTCCAGAGACT GTGGCTGCTCTGCTCTCTGGGCAATTTCAAAGCCTGATTGACAAGTTCTACATCCTTGACTGCCGTTACCCTTATGAGTACAAGGGAGGGCACATCAAG GGAGCTGTTAACTTTCACAGGCAGGAAGACATCTTTGAATTCTTCCTGAAGAAgcctctcctcccttctgtgCCACAGAAACGCCTGATCCTTGTGTTCCACTGTGAATTCTCCTCTGAGAGGGGCCCCAAGAT GTGCCGCTATCTTAGGGAAGAAGATCGTGCCATGAATGAGTACCCTGCACTGCATTATCCAGAGCTGTATGTCCTGAAGGGAGGCTATAAGGAATTTTTCCCTGAGTACAAG GACCTATGTGAACCCCAGAGCTACTGCCCAATGCACCATCAGGATTTCAAAGCAGAGCTGATGAAATTCCGCACCAAGAGCAAGTCATGGAATATGGAGCGGAGGAAGCGTGACCAGATCACTCGCCTCATGAAACTGTGA
- the CDC25C gene encoding M-phase inducer phosphatase 3 isoform X4: MPVLVPTPTLIMFTPEEKGSDNKTCPKVSQKQHVRPFLPQVLCSTPGFKDAVQQDSREIDSPTEESSWFKYSGWHVPQALLFQKKGPDPLTHLTPPLDTGSLQFEMKDLGSPIAVTGSHAQRISGSLSGFAELFPDEQEEMEVSKEKLVAGDLSSSMAVLLSGPLLTQDINISEVSMNRSCLYRSPSMPENLNRPVLKRIVKCQDNETPIKVKRRCSRARNEPEGDVTLKKTASLSNMDIIKILDQDNGLRQLIGDFSKVAALLSGQFQSLIDKFYILDCRYPYEYKGGHIKGAVNFHRQEDIFEFFLKKPLLPSVPQKRLILVFHCEFSSERGPKMCRYLREEDRAMNEYPALHYPELYVLKGGYKEFFPEYKDLCEPQSYCPMHHQDFKAELMKFRTKSKSWNMERRKRDQITRLMKL, from the exons ATGCCTGTCCTTGTCCCAACGCCAACACTGATCATGTTTACACCAGAGGAAAAAGGCTCTGACAACAAGACCTGCCCCAA AGTGTCACAGAAGCAGCATGTGAGACCTTTCCTG CCACAGGTGCTGTGCTCTACACCAGGTTTCAAAGATGCCGTGCAGCAAGACAGCAGGGAGATTGATAGTCCCACAGAG GAGAGTAGCTGGTTTAAGTACTCAGGCTGGCATGTACCTCAGGCCCTGCTGTTTCAGAAGAAAGGCCCAGACCCTCTGACCCACCTCACTCCTCCACTT GACACAGGGAGCTTGCAGTTTGAGatgaaagatctgggcagcccgATTGCTGTCACAGGATCTCATGCACAGAGAATATCGGGGAGCCTCAGTGGTTTTGCAGAGCTGTTCCCTGATGAACAAGAAGAGATGGAGGTAAGCAAGGAG AAGCTGGTAGCTGGGGATCTGTCTTCCAGCATGGCTGTCTTGCTCTCTGGACCCCTTCTCACCCAGGACATCAATATCAGTGAG GTCTCCATGAACAGAAGCTGTCTGTACCGCTCTCCTTCAATGCCAGAGAATTTGAACAGGCCAGTACTGAAACGAATAGTAAAGTGCCAGGATAATGAAACTCCTATAAAGGTGAAACGGAGGTGCAGCCGAGCCCGTAATGAGCCAGAGGGG GATGTGACCCTGAAGAAGACAGCTTCGCTCTCCAACATGGACATCATCAAAATCCTAGATCAGGACAATGGCCTCAGACAGCTCATTGGGGACTTCTCCAAA GTGGCTGCTCTGCTCTCTGGGCAATTTCAAAGCCTGATTGACAAGTTCTACATCCTTGACTGCCGTTACCCTTATGAGTACAAGGGAGGGCACATCAAG GGAGCTGTTAACTTTCACAGGCAGGAAGACATCTTTGAATTCTTCCTGAAGAAgcctctcctcccttctgtgCCACAGAAACGCCTGATCCTTGTGTTCCACTGTGAATTCTCCTCTGAGAGGGGCCCCAAGAT GTGCCGCTATCTTAGGGAAGAAGATCGTGCCATGAATGAGTACCCTGCACTGCATTATCCAGAGCTGTATGTCCTGAAGGGAGGCTATAAGGAATTTTTCCCTGAGTACAAG GACCTATGTGAACCCCAGAGCTACTGCCCAATGCACCATCAGGATTTCAAAGCAGAGCTGATGAAATTCCGCACCAAGAGCAAGTCATGGAATATGGAGCGGAGGAAGCGTGACCAGATCACTCGCCTCATGAAACTGTGA
- the CDC25C gene encoding M-phase inducer phosphatase 3 isoform X5: MPVLVPTPTLIMFTPEEKGSDNKTCPKVSQKQHVRPFLPQVLCSTPGFKDAVQQDSREIDSPTEESSWFKYSGWHVPQALLFQKKGPDPLTHLTPPLDTGSLQFEMKDLGSPIAVTGSHAQRISGSLSGFAELFPDEQEEMEVSKEKLVAGDLSSSMAVLLSGPLLTQDINISEVSMNRSCLYRSPSMPENLNRPVLKRIVKCQDNETPIKVKRRCSRARNEPEGDVTLKKTASLSNMDIIKILDQDNGLRQLIGDFSKVYALPTVTGQHQDLRYITPETVAALLSGQFQSLIDKFYILDCRYPYEYKGGHIKGAVNFHRQEDIFEFFLKKPLLPSVPQKRLILVFHCEFSSERGPKM, encoded by the exons ATGCCTGTCCTTGTCCCAACGCCAACACTGATCATGTTTACACCAGAGGAAAAAGGCTCTGACAACAAGACCTGCCCCAA AGTGTCACAGAAGCAGCATGTGAGACCTTTCCTG CCACAGGTGCTGTGCTCTACACCAGGTTTCAAAGATGCCGTGCAGCAAGACAGCAGGGAGATTGATAGTCCCACAGAG GAGAGTAGCTGGTTTAAGTACTCAGGCTGGCATGTACCTCAGGCCCTGCTGTTTCAGAAGAAAGGCCCAGACCCTCTGACCCACCTCACTCCTCCACTT GACACAGGGAGCTTGCAGTTTGAGatgaaagatctgggcagcccgATTGCTGTCACAGGATCTCATGCACAGAGAATATCGGGGAGCCTCAGTGGTTTTGCAGAGCTGTTCCCTGATGAACAAGAAGAGATGGAGGTAAGCAAGGAG AAGCTGGTAGCTGGGGATCTGTCTTCCAGCATGGCTGTCTTGCTCTCTGGACCCCTTCTCACCCAGGACATCAATATCAGTGAG GTCTCCATGAACAGAAGCTGTCTGTACCGCTCTCCTTCAATGCCAGAGAATTTGAACAGGCCAGTACTGAAACGAATAGTAAAGTGCCAGGATAATGAAACTCCTATAAAGGTGAAACGGAGGTGCAGCCGAGCCCGTAATGAGCCAGAGGGG GATGTGACCCTGAAGAAGACAGCTTCGCTCTCCAACATGGACATCATCAAAATCCTAGATCAGGACAATGGCCTCAGACAGCTCATTGGGGACTTCTCCAAA GTGTATGCGCTACCAACAGTGACAGGACAGCATCAAGATCTGCGCTACATCACTCCAGAGACT GTGGCTGCTCTGCTCTCTGGGCAATTTCAAAGCCTGATTGACAAGTTCTACATCCTTGACTGCCGTTACCCTTATGAGTACAAGGGAGGGCACATCAAG GGAGCTGTTAACTTTCACAGGCAGGAAGACATCTTTGAATTCTTCCTGAAGAAgcctctcctcccttctgtgCCACAGAAACGCCTGATCCTTGTGTTCCACTGTGAATTCTCCTCTGAGAGGGGCCCCAAGATGTGA
- the CDC25C gene encoding M-phase inducer phosphatase 3 isoform X3, protein MQLPVENLTSNFPPCRVSQKQHVRPFLPQVLCSTPGFKDAVQQDSREIDSPTEESSWFKYSGWHVPQALLFQKKGPDPLTHLTPPLDTGSLQFEMKDLGSPIAVTGSHAQRISGSLSGFAELFPDEQEEMEVSKEKLVAGDLSSSMAVLLSGPLLTQDINISEVSMNRSCLYRSPSMPENLNRPVLKRIVKCQDNETPIKVKRRCSRARNEPEGDVTLKKTASLSNMDIIKILDQDNGLRQLIGDFSKVYALPTVTGQHQDLRYITPETVAALLSGQFQSLIDKFYILDCRYPYEYKGGHIKGAVNFHRQEDIFEFFLKKPLLPSVPQKRLILVFHCEFSSERGPKMCRYLREEDRAMNEYPALHYPELYVLKGGYKEFFPEYKDLCEPQSYCPMHHQDFKAELMKFRTKSKSWNMERRKRDQITRLMKL, encoded by the exons ATGCAGCTGCCTGTTGAAAATCTGACTAGCAATTTTCCTCCCTGCAGAGTGTCACAGAAGCAGCATGTGAGACCTTTCCTG CCACAGGTGCTGTGCTCTACACCAGGTTTCAAAGATGCCGTGCAGCAAGACAGCAGGGAGATTGATAGTCCCACAGAG GAGAGTAGCTGGTTTAAGTACTCAGGCTGGCATGTACCTCAGGCCCTGCTGTTTCAGAAGAAAGGCCCAGACCCTCTGACCCACCTCACTCCTCCACTT GACACAGGGAGCTTGCAGTTTGAGatgaaagatctgggcagcccgATTGCTGTCACAGGATCTCATGCACAGAGAATATCGGGGAGCCTCAGTGGTTTTGCAGAGCTGTTCCCTGATGAACAAGAAGAGATGGAGGTAAGCAAGGAG AAGCTGGTAGCTGGGGATCTGTCTTCCAGCATGGCTGTCTTGCTCTCTGGACCCCTTCTCACCCAGGACATCAATATCAGTGAG GTCTCCATGAACAGAAGCTGTCTGTACCGCTCTCCTTCAATGCCAGAGAATTTGAACAGGCCAGTACTGAAACGAATAGTAAAGTGCCAGGATAATGAAACTCCTATAAAGGTGAAACGGAGGTGCAGCCGAGCCCGTAATGAGCCAGAGGGG GATGTGACCCTGAAGAAGACAGCTTCGCTCTCCAACATGGACATCATCAAAATCCTAGATCAGGACAATGGCCTCAGACAGCTCATTGGGGACTTCTCCAAA GTGTATGCGCTACCAACAGTGACAGGACAGCATCAAGATCTGCGCTACATCACTCCAGAGACT GTGGCTGCTCTGCTCTCTGGGCAATTTCAAAGCCTGATTGACAAGTTCTACATCCTTGACTGCCGTTACCCTTATGAGTACAAGGGAGGGCACATCAAG GGAGCTGTTAACTTTCACAGGCAGGAAGACATCTTTGAATTCTTCCTGAAGAAgcctctcctcccttctgtgCCACAGAAACGCCTGATCCTTGTGTTCCACTGTGAATTCTCCTCTGAGAGGGGCCCCAAGAT GTGCCGCTATCTTAGGGAAGAAGATCGTGCCATGAATGAGTACCCTGCACTGCATTATCCAGAGCTGTATGTCCTGAAGGGAGGCTATAAGGAATTTTTCCCTGAGTACAAG GACCTATGTGAACCCCAGAGCTACTGCCCAATGCACCATCAGGATTTCAAAGCAGAGCTGATGAAATTCCGCACCAAGAGCAAGTCATGGAATATGGAGCGGAGGAAGCGTGACCAGATCACTCGCCTCATGAAACTGTGA
- the CDC25C gene encoding M-phase inducer phosphatase 3 isoform X1 produces MPVLVPTPTLIMFTPEEKGSDNKTCPKVSQKQHVRPFLPQVLCSTPGFKDAVQQDSREIDSPTEESSWFKYSGWHVPQALLFQKKGPDPLTHLTPPLDTGSLQFEMKDLGSPIAVTGSHAQRISGSLSGFAELFPDEQEEMEVSKEKLVAGDLSSSMAVLLSGPLLTQDINISEVSMNRSCLYRSPSMPENLNRPVLKRIVKCQDNETPIKVKRRCSRARNEPEGDVTLKKTASLSNMDIIKILDQDNGLRQLIGDFSKVYALPTVTGQHQDLRYITPETVAALLSGQFQSLIDKFYILDCRYPYEYKGGHIKGAVNFHRQEDIFEFFLKKPLLPSVPQKRLILVFHCEFSSERGPKMCRYLREEDRAMNEYPALHYPELYVLKGGYKEFFPEYKDLCEPQSYCPMHHQDFKAELMKFRTKSKSWNMERRKRDQITRLMKL; encoded by the exons ATGCCTGTCCTTGTCCCAACGCCAACACTGATCATGTTTACACCAGAGGAAAAAGGCTCTGACAACAAGACCTGCCCCAA AGTGTCACAGAAGCAGCATGTGAGACCTTTCCTG CCACAGGTGCTGTGCTCTACACCAGGTTTCAAAGATGCCGTGCAGCAAGACAGCAGGGAGATTGATAGTCCCACAGAG GAGAGTAGCTGGTTTAAGTACTCAGGCTGGCATGTACCTCAGGCCCTGCTGTTTCAGAAGAAAGGCCCAGACCCTCTGACCCACCTCACTCCTCCACTT GACACAGGGAGCTTGCAGTTTGAGatgaaagatctgggcagcccgATTGCTGTCACAGGATCTCATGCACAGAGAATATCGGGGAGCCTCAGTGGTTTTGCAGAGCTGTTCCCTGATGAACAAGAAGAGATGGAGGTAAGCAAGGAG AAGCTGGTAGCTGGGGATCTGTCTTCCAGCATGGCTGTCTTGCTCTCTGGACCCCTTCTCACCCAGGACATCAATATCAGTGAG GTCTCCATGAACAGAAGCTGTCTGTACCGCTCTCCTTCAATGCCAGAGAATTTGAACAGGCCAGTACTGAAACGAATAGTAAAGTGCCAGGATAATGAAACTCCTATAAAGGTGAAACGGAGGTGCAGCCGAGCCCGTAATGAGCCAGAGGGG GATGTGACCCTGAAGAAGACAGCTTCGCTCTCCAACATGGACATCATCAAAATCCTAGATCAGGACAATGGCCTCAGACAGCTCATTGGGGACTTCTCCAAA GTGTATGCGCTACCAACAGTGACAGGACAGCATCAAGATCTGCGCTACATCACTCCAGAGACT GTGGCTGCTCTGCTCTCTGGGCAATTTCAAAGCCTGATTGACAAGTTCTACATCCTTGACTGCCGTTACCCTTATGAGTACAAGGGAGGGCACATCAAG GGAGCTGTTAACTTTCACAGGCAGGAAGACATCTTTGAATTCTTCCTGAAGAAgcctctcctcccttctgtgCCACAGAAACGCCTGATCCTTGTGTTCCACTGTGAATTCTCCTCTGAGAGGGGCCCCAAGAT GTGCCGCTATCTTAGGGAAGAAGATCGTGCCATGAATGAGTACCCTGCACTGCATTATCCAGAGCTGTATGTCCTGAAGGGAGGCTATAAGGAATTTTTCCCTGAGTACAAG GACCTATGTGAACCCCAGAGCTACTGCCCAATGCACCATCAGGATTTCAAAGCAGAGCTGATGAAATTCCGCACCAAGAGCAAGTCATGGAATATGGAGCGGAGGAAGCGTGACCAGATCACTCGCCTCATGAAACTGTGA